Within the Roseicitreum antarcticum genome, the region CCAGGGTAATCATGAAGCGCGTCATGCGCCCGTCGGTTATCGGCAGGACGCCTGTGTCGCGCTGTTGCAGAAAGAACGGGATGACCGATCCGCGCGACCCCATGACATTGCCATAGCGCACCACCGAAAAGCGGCATTTATCGGCGCCGGAATACGAATTGCCCGCGACGAACAGCTTGTCCGATGCCAGTTTCGTCGCGCCATAAAGGTTGATCGGGCTGGACGCTTTGTCGGTGGATAGCGCCACACAGCGCTTCACGCCCTTGTCGATGCAGGCGTCGATGACGTTCATCGCGCCGTTGATATTGGTCTTGACGCATTCAAAGGGGTTGTATTCAGCGGTAGGCACGATCTTGGTTGCCGCAGCATGCACGACATAATCCACCCCGTCCATCGCGCGGTACAGGCGATCGCGGTCGCGCACATCGCCGATGAAAAAGCGTACTTCGGGGTGCTGGCCATAGATCTTTGCCATGTCCCATTGTTTCATCTCGTCGCGCGAATAGATGATGATGCGCCGGGGCTTGTAGCGCGCCAGTGTCATCGGCACAAACGCCGAGCCGAAGGACCCGGTGCCGCCGGTCAAAAGGATTGTCGCGCCTTCCTGCATGTCGAAGCCTTTATTCTTGGCGGCGTGGTCGTGCCGCGCTCTGACGTGATTTCAGCCTCGGGCACGGTAAAGGCCCGAGGCTGGCCATTCGCGGTCCGCTCTAGCCCAGCCGCCGGTCTCTGTCCAGCCAATGGGCGGGCTGGCGGGGTGGCAGCGGGGTCAGGCGGGCGGCACCTCGACATAGGGTTTGCGCACCGGAATGCCTGCTGCGGCCAGCGCCTGCTTTGCCCCGGCGGGGGTCAACTCGGTGAAATGGAAGATGCTGGCCGCCGCCACGGCTGAGGCGCCGCCCTGCACGACCGCGTCGACCATATGCTGGTAAGTGCCTGCGCCGCCCGATGCGATGACCGGGACCGTCACGGCCTGGGCGATGGCGGCGATCAGGAGCAGATCATAGCCTTCGAACGTGCCGTCCCGTTCGATCGAGGTGACAAGGATCTCGCCCGCGCCGCGATCTTCCAGCGCCCGCGCCCATGCGATCGCGTCGCGGCCGGTGTCGCGGCTGCCCGCATGGCTGAAACAGGTCCATCGCTCCGGCGCGGTCTGGCGTACATCCATGCTGGCGACGACGCATTGCGTGCCGTGACGCTGCGCGATCTGAGTGATCAGGTCCGGCGACCCAAAGGCGGCGGTGTTGACGCTGACCTTGTCGGCCCCGGCGCGCAGGAGGCGCTGAACCTGCCCGATGTCGCGCACCCCGCCGCCATAGGTCAGGGGCACGAAGCAATCCTGCCCGTATTCGGCGATGGATTCGTAATCCGGTTCCTCGCCCGTCTCCTGGGCGGTGATGTCGAGCAAGATCAGTTCATCCACCTCGCGCTGGTTATAGACACGGATGGAGGGAAGAACCGGGCCGACCCGGCGCCACGAGTCGAACCCCGACCCCTTGACCAAACCGAACTGCTTCCACAACAGGGTAGGGATGATGCGGGTCG harbors:
- the pseB gene encoding UDP-N-acetylglucosamine 4,6-dehydratase (inverting) produces the protein MQEGATILLTGGTGSFGSAFVPMTLARYKPRRIIIYSRDEMKQWDMAKIYGQHPEVRFFIGDVRDRDRLYRAMDGVDYVVHAAATKIVPTAEYNPFECVKTNINGAMNVIDACIDKGVKRCVALSTDKASSPINLYGATKLASDKLFVAGNSYSGADKCRFSVVRYGNVMGSRGSVIPFFLQQRDTGVLPITDGRMTRFMITLEQGVELVWHALDDMVGGEIYVRKIPSMNILDIARAVAPDARHDMVGIRPGEKLHEQMIGAEDADHTYEYDKYFKIIPAIHNWSSDPVRIKDGRKVAPDYSYASDSNPEWMSVATLQDWIARNAQKIGKF
- the hisF gene encoding imidazole glycerol phosphate synthase subunit HisF; the protein is MLTTRIIPTLLWKQFGLVKGSGFDSWRRVGPVLPSIRVYNQREVDELILLDITAQETGEEPDYESIAEYGQDCFVPLTYGGGVRDIGQVQRLLRAGADKVSVNTAAFGSPDLITQIAQRHGTQCVVASMDVRQTAPERWTCFSHAGSRDTGRDAIAWARALEDRGAGEILVTSIERDGTFEGYDLLLIAAIAQAVTVPVIASGGAGTYQHMVDAVVQGGASAVAAASIFHFTELTPAGAKQALAAAGIPVRKPYVEVPPA